A portion of the Thermus thermamylovorans genome contains these proteins:
- a CDS encoding L-lactate permease: protein MAEPVLAFLAFLPILVVLVLMLGLGWGARQAMPFSLLTVALVGLLAWQVPGVVVLAAAIQGIWVALSLLWIIFGALFLLAVLSRSGAVEAIRKGLRTVSPDRRIQAILAGFLLGCFIEGASGFGTPAAVVGPLLLALGFPAAAAVMVGLMAQSTPVSFGAIGTPILVGVRSGLDAPPVREYLALAGVSLEAYAWEIARFVALIHGLVGLLMPLLIAMMLTRFFGERRSWREGLAVWPFALFAGAAFVVPYVLTAWTLGPEFPSLFGGLLGLAVAAYAARRGFLQPKTPWDFPRREAWPAWWMGTLEPPKEKEGPGMPLFRAWTPYVVLGLLLVLTRLEALPLRGWLTQVDLALRNILGTGISQGWQILYSPGTILLLVGVLAGLLLYGMGPRSIGLAAREAFSQVRAASLALLVALPMVRIFIESGRNTSGLESMPLLLAGFVAENVGLAWPAFAAVIGALGAFVAGSNTVSNLMFALFQWGVADRLGLPHALIVALQAVGGAAGNMITVHNVVAAAAVTGLIGREGPLLRLTVRPTLLYLLLAGFFGWVLLRFF from the coding sequence GTCCCCGGGGTGGTGGTCCTGGCCGCCGCCATCCAGGGGATCTGGGTGGCCCTCTCCCTGCTCTGGATCATCTTCGGGGCCCTCTTCCTGCTCGCGGTCCTGAGCCGCTCGGGGGCGGTGGAGGCCATCCGCAAGGGCCTCCGGACGGTGAGCCCCGACCGCAGGATCCAGGCCATCCTGGCGGGGTTCCTCCTGGGCTGCTTCATCGAGGGGGCCTCCGGCTTCGGCACCCCGGCGGCGGTGGTGGGACCCCTGCTCCTGGCCCTGGGCTTCCCCGCGGCGGCGGCGGTGATGGTGGGGCTCATGGCCCAGTCCACCCCCGTTTCCTTCGGGGCCATCGGCACCCCCATCCTGGTGGGGGTCCGGAGCGGGCTGGACGCCCCCCCGGTGCGGGAATACCTGGCCCTGGCGGGGGTGAGCCTCGAGGCCTACGCCTGGGAGATCGCCCGCTTCGTGGCCCTCATCCACGGCCTGGTGGGCCTCCTCATGCCCCTCCTCATCGCCATGATGCTCACCCGCTTCTTCGGGGAAAGGCGCTCCTGGCGGGAGGGCCTTGCCGTCTGGCCCTTCGCCCTCTTCGCCGGGGCGGCCTTCGTGGTGCCCTACGTGCTCACCGCCTGGACCCTGGGCCCCGAGTTCCCCTCCCTCTTCGGGGGGCTTCTGGGCCTGGCGGTGGCGGCCTACGCCGCCCGGCGGGGCTTCCTCCAGCCCAAAACCCCTTGGGACTTCCCCCGGCGGGAGGCCTGGCCCGCCTGGTGGATGGGGACCCTGGAGCCCCCCAAGGAGAAGGAGGGGCCGGGGATGCCCCTCTTCCGGGCCTGGACCCCCTATGTGGTCCTGGGCCTCCTCCTGGTCCTCACCCGGCTGGAGGCCCTCCCCTTGCGGGGCTGGCTCACCCAGGTGGACCTGGCCCTCCGGAACATCCTGGGCACCGGGATCTCCCAGGGCTGGCAGATCCTGTACTCCCCGGGGACCATCCTTCTCCTGGTGGGGGTCCTGGCGGGCCTCCTCCTCTACGGGATGGGCCCCAGGTCCATCGGCCTGGCGGCCCGGGAGGCCTTCTCCCAGGTGCGGGCGGCCTCGCTGGCCTTACTGGTGGCCCTGCCCATGGTGCGCATCTTCATCGAGTCGGGCCGGAACACCTCCGGCCTGGAGTCCATGCCCCTCCTCCTGGCGGGCTTCGTGGCCGAGAACGTGGGCCTGGCCTGGCCCGCCTTCGCCGCGGTCATCGGGGCCCTGGGGGCCTTTGTGGCCGGGAGCAACACCGTGTCCAACCTGATGTTCGCCCTCTTCCAGTGGGGGGTGGCCGACCGCCTGGGCCTGCCCCACGCCCTGATCGTGGCCCTGCAGGCGGTGGGCGGGGCCGCGGGCAACATGATCACCGTGCACAACGTGGTGGCCGCCGCGGCCGTCACCGGGCTCATCGGCCGGGAGGGGCCCCTCCTGCGCCTCACCGTCCGCCCCACCCTCCTCTACCTCCTCCTGGCGGGATTCTTTGGGTGGGTCCTGCTCCGCTTTTTCTGA